One region of Ptychodera flava strain L36383 chromosome 3 unlocalized genomic scaffold, AS_Pfla_20210202 Scaffold_27__1_contigs__length_13241970_pilon, whole genome shotgun sequence genomic DNA includes:
- the LOC139126161 gene encoding uncharacterized protein yields the protein MISKHLVVVSVIILLRLSGHHLAPTGSAKFKILTSRLILPVQEHERVSLQVEVQSSFPLTSNYYLYARAGIHGDNLNMPMDLKIQLNSSKELENTLGCYSITYRPGTFEHTMTVVIEDVSWKHDNGDWEIHTMIFQKNNETFLMEDTYRFSLAVQRKDSEKKRKKTCQGNVKSTSKTSRKRKSRRMRKRKQQFNEEVRHGKKQ from the exons ATGATCAGCAAGCATCTCGTTGTAGTGTCAGTGATAATACTTCTACGTTTGAGTG GACACCATCTAGCACCAACTGGGTCAGCAAAATTCAAGATACTCACATCACGACTTATTCTTCCCGTCCAAGAACACGAAAGAGTCTCACTTCAAGTAGAAGTACAGTCTTCATTCCCACTTACAAGTAATTATTACTTGTATGCAAGGGCAGGGATACATGGAGACAACCTAAATATGCCTATGGATCTAAAAATACAATTGAATTCAAGCAAAGAATTAGAAAACACCCTTGGTTGTTACAGTATTACTTATAGACCGGGAACCTTTGAACATACAATGACAGTTGTTATTGAAGATGTATCATGGAAACATGACAACGGCGATTGGGAAATTCACACCATGATATTCCAGAAAAACAACGAGACGTTTTTGATGGAAGACACTTACAGATTTTCATTGGCCGTCCAACGTAAAG ATTCTGAGAAAAAgcgaaaaaaaacttgtcaAGGAAACGTAAAATCGACATCCAAGACAAGTCGGAAAAGGAAATCTCGGAGAATGAGAAAAAGAAAACAGCAGTTTAATGAGGAAGTACGGCATGGAAAAAAGcagtag